A genomic stretch from Edaphobacter aggregans includes:
- a CDS encoding SDR family NAD(P)-dependent oxidoreductase — MNPPSIFATYPSLADKVVLITGGGQGIGAAAVEQFALQGSRVVFLDVADDPSTTLVSNLTPRSTHAPLYRRCDLTDIPTLQSTIADISATLGSPQVLINNAASDERHHIEDVTPEYWHQRMSVNLNHQFFAAQAVIPGMKAAGQGSIVNMSSISSLIPTPDLTLYNMAKAAIVAMTRSLSRDLGPFNVRVNSVLPGAIFTEKQNRLYMSPAYKERIFAAQSLKRHILPEEVARLLLFLAADDSAAITGQNHIIDGGWI; from the coding sequence ATGAACCCACCCAGCATCTTCGCTACCTATCCAAGCCTCGCCGACAAAGTAGTTCTCATCACCGGAGGCGGACAAGGCATCGGCGCCGCCGCCGTCGAACAATTCGCCCTGCAAGGTTCCCGTGTAGTCTTCCTCGACGTAGCCGACGACCCCTCCACCACACTGGTTAGCAATCTCACTCCCCGCTCCACACACGCACCGCTCTATCGTCGCTGCGACCTCACCGACATCCCCACCCTCCAATCCACAATTGCTGACATCTCTGCCACCCTAGGCTCCCCGCAAGTCCTCATCAACAACGCAGCCAGCGACGAACGTCACCACATCGAAGACGTCACCCCCGAATACTGGCACCAGCGCATGTCCGTGAACCTCAACCACCAGTTCTTCGCTGCACAAGCCGTCATCCCCGGCATGAAAGCCGCAGGCCAAGGCTCGATCGTCAATATGAGTTCCATCTCCTCGTTGATCCCCACCCCCGACCTCACCCTCTACAACATGGCCAAAGCCGCAATCGTCGCCATGACACGCTCCCTCTCGCGCGATCTCGGCCCCTTCAACGTCCGCGTCAACAGCGTCCTGCCCGGAGCCATCTTCACCGAAAAACAAAACCGCCTCTACATGTCTCCCGCCTACAAAGAGCGCATCTTCGCCGCTCAATCTCTCAAGCGCCACATCCTTCCCGAAGAAGTCGCCCGCCTCCTGCTCTTCCTCGCCGCCGACGACAGCGCCGCCATCACCGGCCAAAATCACATCATCGACGGAGGCTGGATCTAA
- the yiaK gene encoding 3-dehydro-L-gulonate 2-dehydrogenase — protein sequence MLRVPYNDLYEALHRAMLGLGLREDRGALSARLIAETTRDGVYTHGLNRFPRLEAMVLNGSIDIHAEPTLTASFGSIERWNGNRGIGNLNAYVAINRAITLAKQNGIGGVALGNTNHWMRGGTYGWLAAEAGLFAICWSNTLANLPAWGATTPTLGNNPLVIAIPRVSGEHVILDMAMSQFSYGTLASYAKRNEPLPVDGGFDTAGNLTRDAAAIEASQRALPIGYWKGSGLALVLDMMATMLSGGLATHQFSPDPLRETGQSQLFLTIDPTNITSAAELTHIADAIIDDLHRATPADPTKPTRYPGEQTIQLREENLRLGIPVDPEIWQKITSKH from the coding sequence ATGCTCCGAGTCCCCTACAACGACCTCTACGAAGCCCTCCACCGCGCCATGCTAGGCCTCGGCCTCCGCGAAGACCGCGGCGCCCTCTCCGCCCGCCTCATCGCCGAAACCACCCGCGACGGCGTCTACACCCACGGCCTCAACCGCTTCCCCCGCCTCGAAGCCATGGTCCTCAACGGCAGTATCGACATCCACGCCGAACCCACCCTCACCGCTTCCTTCGGCAGTATCGAACGATGGAACGGCAACCGAGGCATCGGCAACCTAAACGCATACGTCGCCATCAATCGCGCCATCACCCTCGCCAAACAAAACGGCATCGGCGGGGTCGCTCTTGGCAACACCAACCACTGGATGCGCGGAGGCACCTATGGCTGGCTAGCCGCCGAAGCCGGCCTCTTCGCCATCTGCTGGAGCAACACCCTCGCCAACCTGCCCGCCTGGGGAGCCACGACCCCCACCCTCGGCAACAACCCCCTCGTCATCGCCATCCCCCGCGTCTCGGGCGAACACGTCATCCTCGACATGGCCATGTCCCAGTTCTCCTACGGAACCCTCGCCTCCTATGCCAAGCGCAACGAGCCCCTCCCCGTCGACGGCGGATTCGACACCGCAGGCAATCTCACCCGCGACGCCGCCGCCATCGAAGCCTCGCAGCGAGCACTCCCCATCGGCTACTGGAAAGGCTCCGGCCTCGCCCTCGTCCTCGACATGATGGCCACCATGCTCTCCGGAGGCCTAGCCACCCACCAATTCTCCCCCGATCCTCTCCGCGAAACCGGCCAATCCCAACTCTTCCTCACCATCGACCCAACCAACATAACCAGCGCAGCCGAACTCACCCACATCGCCGACGCCATCATCGACGACCTACACCGCGCCACCCCCGCCGACCCCACCAAACCCACCCGCTACCCCGGCGAACAGACCATCCAACTCCGCGAAGAAAATCTCCGCCTCGGCATCCCAGTCGACCCCGAAATCTGGCAAAAAATCACCAGCAAGCACTAA
- a CDS encoding DinB family protein produces MEHHLEDTVSLLSRTPAALDVLLRDLPETWTFRNEGENTWNVFDVVGHLVHGERTDWMSRARMILQFGESRTFEPFDRLGQVRESQGKSLGQLLDEFARLRSENLSELRALNLRQVDLERSGRHPSFGVVTLSELLATWATHDLTHLHQISRIMAHQYREAVGPWSVYLGVLQCGGHSSS; encoded by the coding sequence ATGGAACATCACCTGGAAGATACAGTGTCGCTTCTTAGTCGCACTCCCGCTGCGCTTGATGTGCTTCTGCGTGATCTGCCGGAGACTTGGACGTTTCGAAACGAAGGTGAAAATACTTGGAACGTATTTGATGTTGTTGGCCATCTGGTGCATGGTGAGCGAACTGATTGGATGTCGCGGGCACGGATGATATTGCAATTCGGCGAGAGTCGGACGTTTGAGCCGTTTGATCGGTTGGGGCAGGTGCGGGAGAGTCAGGGTAAGTCGCTGGGGCAGTTACTAGATGAATTTGCTCGTTTGCGGTCTGAAAACCTGAGTGAACTGCGTGCTCTGAATCTGCGGCAAGTGGACCTTGAGCGGAGTGGGCGGCATCCTAGCTTTGGTGTCGTTACTCTTTCGGAGTTGCTGGCGACTTGGGCGACTCACGATTTAACGCATTTGCACCAAATCTCACGGATTATGGCTCATCAGTACCGTGAGGCTGTGGGTCCGTGGAGCGTGTATCTTGGGGTGTTGCAGTGTGGTGGACACAGCTCTTCTTGA
- a CDS encoding DUF3303 domain-containing protein produces the protein MKFVSTWSLRTDTYKEATARFLKSGAQPPEGIKTIGRWHYADGSGGVHVLECDDAQLLADFAAQWSDLLEIDIRPAVDDAQVGGALMKAIEARK, from the coding sequence ATGAAATTTGTTTCGACCTGGTCGTTGCGTACGGATACTTATAAAGAAGCGACTGCGCGATTTCTAAAGAGTGGCGCTCAACCGCCGGAAGGCATCAAGACCATCGGGCGGTGGCACTACGCGGATGGGTCTGGCGGCGTGCATGTTCTGGAATGCGATGACGCACAGCTCTTGGCCGACTTTGCAGCGCAGTGGAGTGATCTGCTCGAGATCGATATCCGTCCTGCGGTCGATGACGCGCAAGTTGGCGGCGCTTTGATGAAAGCCATTGAGGCTCGTAAGTAG
- a CDS encoding alpha/beta hydrolase — translation MQKLRIATHLRHAALLLTALHTLPAFTQPSPDHSHVHFIVHAPSILTAPISGRLLIFLKPGTGDNEVSTDELRPTAAWVGAREVQSLSAGASVEIDPDAEDMAFPSPFASITPGDYEVQAVLDIDHTYNYSGRSPQDWISPVLDLSHWTPGEGPEPTLELTQHPTEDPARTASLAKANAQVAPGVVQLEQLQSPLLTRFWGHPVNLQAWVVLPPGYTEHAKERYPTVYWTHGFGGNLEYSLASGLRLRDRMNEGKMPPMIWVMLDESCPQGTHEFADSVNNGPWGAALTTELLPYLESKYRMDARPTGRLLNGHSSGGWATLQLQVNYPKIFGGTWSTSPDPSDFHDFTNADLYAPNANLYRTPDGALIPIMRDHGKVLSTLQELAQLEQVLGPYGGQLASFEWVFSPKNNSGAPQQMFNRATGAVDPAVVSYWRDHYDLAHIVETNWPILKPDLKGRIHLIVGTADTFYLDGAAHKFEAVLNHLGADPHFTYLPDRTHFDLYAVNQDRYALFDQISAEMYAVARPNSHWQPHPPTASTPQPSPQSK, via the coding sequence ATGCAGAAGCTTCGCATCGCAACACACCTCCGCCACGCAGCCCTCCTTCTTACCGCGCTCCACACTCTTCCGGCGTTCACACAACCTTCGCCCGATCATAGCCACGTTCACTTCATCGTGCATGCACCCTCCATCCTTACCGCTCCGATTAGCGGACGTCTCCTCATCTTCCTCAAGCCCGGCACCGGAGACAACGAAGTAAGTACAGACGAACTTCGTCCAACAGCCGCCTGGGTCGGAGCAAGAGAAGTCCAGAGCCTCAGCGCAGGTGCGTCCGTGGAAATCGACCCCGACGCCGAGGACATGGCATTCCCCTCTCCCTTCGCCTCCATCACCCCCGGCGACTACGAAGTCCAGGCCGTCCTCGACATCGACCACACCTACAACTACAGCGGCCGAAGCCCACAAGACTGGATCAGTCCCGTCCTCGATCTTTCCCACTGGACTCCCGGCGAAGGCCCCGAACCTACCCTTGAACTCACCCAACACCCCACAGAGGATCCCGCCCGTACCGCCTCCCTCGCAAAAGCCAATGCTCAGGTAGCCCCTGGAGTAGTCCAGCTCGAACAGCTTCAAAGCCCGCTCCTCACCCGCTTTTGGGGTCACCCTGTCAACCTCCAGGCATGGGTCGTCCTGCCCCCCGGCTACACCGAACACGCCAAAGAACGCTACCCCACCGTCTATTGGACCCACGGATTCGGCGGCAACTTGGAATACTCCCTCGCTAGCGGGTTACGCCTGCGCGACCGCATGAACGAAGGCAAAATGCCTCCCATGATCTGGGTCATGCTCGACGAATCCTGCCCGCAAGGCACCCATGAATTCGCCGACTCCGTAAACAACGGCCCCTGGGGCGCAGCGCTAACAACGGAGCTCCTTCCTTACCTCGAATCCAAATACCGCATGGACGCCCGTCCCACCGGACGACTTCTCAACGGCCACTCCAGCGGCGGCTGGGCCACCCTGCAGCTTCAGGTCAACTATCCCAAAATCTTCGGCGGCACATGGTCCACCTCGCCCGACCCCAGCGACTTCCACGACTTCACCAACGCCGACCTCTACGCTCCCAACGCAAACCTCTACCGCACCCCCGATGGCGCACTCATCCCCATCATGCGCGATCACGGCAAAGTTCTCTCCACGCTCCAGGAGTTAGCCCAACTCGAGCAGGTCCTCGGCCCCTACGGTGGCCAATTGGCCTCGTTCGAATGGGTCTTCTCGCCCAAAAACAACTCCGGCGCTCCCCAGCAAATGTTCAACCGCGCTACCGGCGCTGTAGACCCAGCCGTCGTCTCCTACTGGCGCGATCACTACGATCTCGCACACATCGTCGAAACCAACTGGCCCATCCTCAAGCCCGACCTGAAAGGCAGAATCCACCTCATCGTCGGTACCGCCGACACCTTCTACCTCGACGGAGCCGCGCACAAATTCGAAGCAGTCCTCAACCACCTAGGCGCAGACCCGCACTTCACCTATCTACCCGATCGCACACACTTCGATCTCTATGCCGTCAACCAGGATCGCTACGCACTCTTCGACCAGATCAGCGCAGAGATGTACGCCGTCGCTCGGCCAAATTCACACTGGCAGCCCCATCCTCCTACAGCTTCGACACCTCAGCCTTCACCACAAAGCAAGTAA
- a CDS encoding alginate lyase family protein, giving the protein MPSTRRTFCSQAASLLIAPRLLLSQTPSSPTKSTARPDVAAIDHDRILHAADDYLKQPPVPLTELSSPRSPGTPHDFFSEAENYWPDPADSNNPYIPRVGQPNPDAFTAHRDALLNLSLYVPALTAAFVLTKDDRYAKHAVAHLHAWFIDPATSMTPSLLYAQVIQPAKTGRPEGVVEAVHLAEVAQSLPFLSISEALSDTDLVTIQKWFADYFDWLTTSRLAGLARDTRDHNGSSWLLQAAACAHLNTKDDRPLTALRHQFRSTTLRAQISGEGTFPRELTTPTPYRLSLFNLDMLAAVCDLLSTRFESVWEYELQDGPSMRVAIARHFPFILHRGAWPYKADATLFSALPLRQPSLLLAARAYNRPEYADLWRTLPPDPTVPELQRTFPIRQPLLWVTRPHP; this is encoded by the coding sequence ATGCCCAGCACACGCCGGACATTCTGCTCTCAAGCAGCTTCACTCCTGATCGCCCCCCGCCTTCTCCTGTCTCAGACACCATCCTCCCCAACAAAATCCACGGCACGCCCCGACGTTGCCGCCATTGACCACGACCGCATCCTTCACGCCGCAGACGACTATCTCAAGCAGCCCCCCGTTCCCCTCACCGAGCTCTCCTCGCCACGCAGTCCCGGCACACCACACGACTTCTTCTCCGAAGCCGAAAACTACTGGCCCGACCCAGCCGACTCCAACAACCCTTACATCCCTCGCGTCGGCCAACCCAACCCCGACGCCTTCACTGCCCATCGCGACGCGCTCCTCAACCTCAGCCTCTACGTCCCCGCGCTCACCGCCGCCTTCGTCCTCACCAAAGACGACCGCTACGCCAAACACGCCGTCGCCCATCTCCACGCATGGTTCATTGACCCCGCCACCAGCATGACCCCGAGCCTCCTCTACGCGCAGGTTATCCAGCCAGCGAAAACCGGCCGCCCCGAAGGCGTCGTCGAAGCCGTCCATCTAGCCGAAGTCGCGCAATCCCTTCCCTTCCTCTCCATCTCGGAAGCCCTCTCCGACACCGACCTCGTCACCATCCAAAAATGGTTCGCTGACTACTTCGACTGGCTCACCACGTCCCGCCTCGCCGGCCTCGCCCGCGACACCCGAGACCACAACGGCAGTTCCTGGCTACTGCAAGCTGCCGCCTGCGCCCACCTCAACACCAAAGACGACCGCCCCCTCACCGCTCTCCGTCACCAGTTCAGATCCACCACCCTCCGAGCCCAGATCTCCGGCGAAGGCACCTTCCCCCGCGAGCTAACCACACCCACACCCTATCGACTCTCTCTCTTCAACCTTGATATGCTCGCCGCCGTCTGCGATCTACTCTCCACCCGTTTCGAAAGCGTCTGGGAGTACGAGCTCCAGGACGGCCCAAGCATGCGCGTCGCCATCGCACGCCATTTCCCCTTCATCCTCCATCGCGGAGCGTGGCCCTACAAAGCCGACGCCACTCTCTTCAGTGCCCTGCCTCTCCGCCAGCCCAGCCTTCTGCTCGCCGCCCGCGCGTACAACCGCCCCGAATACGCAGACCTATGGCGCACCCTACCGCCCGATCCCACCGTCCCCGAACTCCAGCGAACCTTTCCCATCCGCCAGCCCTTACTCTGGGTCACCCGCCCTCACCCATAG
- a CDS encoding PfkB family carbohydrate kinase: MLRLDPGDVRVATARQFNVWEGGGEYNVARGLRRCFGLKTAIVTAVADNPVGRLLEDLMLQGGVDQSHVVWTKYDGVGRTTRNGLNFTERGFGVRAALGCSDRGHTAVSQLKPGQIDWDEIFGKEGSRWFHTGGIFCALSETTPEVAKEAMVAARKHGVMISYDLNYRDSLWKSIGGKARATEVNRELASYVDVMIGNEEDFTAALGFEIEGVGEDLGELDSANFRKMIEKAVATFPNFRAVATTLRHAKTASVNDWGAVCYYEGKFHEARPMPDLEIFDRVGGGDSFASGLIYGFLNDKGADWAVNCGCAHGALAMTTPGDTTMATFDEVQRIMKGGGARVQR; this comes from the coding sequence ATGCTAAGGCTGGATCCGGGTGATGTCAGGGTGGCGACAGCGCGGCAGTTCAACGTGTGGGAGGGTGGCGGTGAGTACAACGTCGCTCGCGGGCTGCGGCGTTGCTTTGGATTGAAGACTGCGATTGTGACGGCAGTGGCGGATAATCCGGTGGGCAGGTTGCTTGAGGACTTGATGCTGCAAGGCGGCGTGGATCAGTCGCATGTGGTGTGGACGAAGTATGACGGTGTGGGACGGACTACGCGCAATGGGTTGAACTTTACCGAGCGTGGGTTTGGTGTGCGTGCGGCGCTGGGCTGCTCGGACCGTGGGCATACTGCGGTGAGCCAGTTGAAGCCGGGACAGATCGATTGGGATGAGATTTTTGGCAAGGAGGGTTCGCGCTGGTTTCATACGGGCGGGATTTTCTGCGCACTGAGCGAGACTACGCCTGAGGTGGCGAAGGAGGCGATGGTCGCGGCTCGGAAGCATGGCGTGATGATCAGCTATGACTTGAATTATCGCGACTCGCTGTGGAAGTCGATTGGCGGGAAGGCTCGGGCAACTGAGGTGAATCGTGAGCTGGCTTCGTATGTCGATGTGATGATCGGCAATGAAGAGGACTTTACGGCGGCGCTGGGATTTGAGATTGAGGGCGTTGGCGAGGATCTGGGTGAGCTTGATTCGGCGAACTTCCGCAAGATGATCGAGAAGGCGGTGGCTACGTTCCCGAACTTCAGGGCAGTGGCGACTACGCTGCGTCATGCGAAGACGGCGAGTGTGAATGATTGGGGAGCCGTTTGCTATTACGAAGGCAAGTTCCATGAGGCGCGGCCTATGCCCGATCTCGAGATATTTGATCGCGTTGGCGGCGGGGACTCGTTTGCTTCGGGATTGATTTATGGCTTCCTGAATGACAAGGGCGCGGATTGGGCTGTCAATTGCGGCTGCGCGCATGGTGCGTTAGCGATGACTACTCCCGGTGATACGACTATGGCTACCTTCGATGAGGTGCAGCGCATCATGAAGGGCGGCGGGGCTCGCGTGCAGCGATAA
- a CDS encoding Gfo/Idh/MocA family protein codes for MDLEKVMREAVAPRPKVARPIVVIGSGGIVHDSHLPAYKKARFPVAALVDVNLEKAEGLAKGFGIPFATTSIAEAIRYAPKNAVFDVALPAKAIAGVLPQLPDGAAVLIQKPMGETLAEAVEILKICRAKGLVAAINFQLRWAPNMLAARALHGTGALGELHDMEVSVSVHMPWELWSFLSTAPRLEILYHSIHYVDLVRSWFGNPRGVYAKTVKSPRTAELAATKSVITFDYGDDKRVFIASNHSHDFDPNMQRSFVQWEGMKGAMRAQMGVNLNYPVGLPDNLEYIVCGDGGWKDGPVSGNWFPDAFMGSMGSLQAFVQGEATTLPTSVEDAMDTMRTVEAAYLSSERGGVELPGIE; via the coding sequence ATGGATTTGGAGAAGGTGATGCGGGAGGCGGTGGCTCCGAGGCCTAAGGTGGCGCGGCCGATTGTGGTGATTGGATCGGGTGGGATTGTGCATGATTCGCATCTGCCGGCTTATAAGAAGGCTAGGTTTCCTGTGGCGGCGTTGGTGGATGTGAACCTCGAGAAGGCGGAGGGGTTGGCTAAGGGCTTTGGGATTCCGTTTGCCACGACTTCGATTGCAGAGGCGATTCGGTATGCTCCGAAGAATGCGGTATTCGATGTAGCATTGCCGGCTAAGGCGATTGCGGGGGTGCTGCCACAGCTGCCGGATGGAGCGGCGGTGCTGATCCAGAAGCCGATGGGGGAGACGCTGGCTGAGGCGGTGGAGATTTTGAAGATATGCCGGGCGAAGGGGTTGGTTGCGGCGATTAATTTTCAGTTGCGGTGGGCTCCGAATATGCTGGCGGCTCGGGCATTGCATGGGACGGGTGCTCTGGGTGAGTTGCACGACATGGAAGTGTCGGTTAGTGTGCATATGCCTTGGGAGCTCTGGAGCTTTTTGAGTACGGCTCCGCGGCTGGAGATTCTTTACCATTCGATTCACTATGTGGATCTGGTGCGTAGCTGGTTTGGGAATCCGCGGGGTGTGTACGCAAAGACGGTGAAGAGTCCGCGTACGGCGGAATTGGCGGCGACCAAGAGCGTGATCACGTTTGATTATGGGGATGATAAGCGGGTGTTTATTGCTTCAAATCATAGCCATGATTTTGATCCGAATATGCAGCGAAGCTTTGTGCAGTGGGAGGGAATGAAGGGTGCGATGCGGGCGCAGATGGGGGTGAATCTGAATTATCCGGTTGGGTTGCCGGATAATTTGGAGTACATCGTTTGCGGGGATGGCGGGTGGAAGGATGGGCCGGTGAGCGGGAATTGGTTTCCGGATGCGTTTATGGGGTCGATGGGGTCGCTGCAGGCTTTTGTGCAGGGTGAGGCAACGACTCTGCCTACCAGCGTCGAGGATGCGATGGATACGATGCGGACGGTGGAGGCGGCTTATCTTTCGAGCGAGCGGGGCGGGGTGGAGTTGCCGGGGATTGAGTAG
- the kduI gene encoding 5-dehydro-4-deoxy-D-glucuronate isomerase — translation MRLYQMADAVRYGLMNTEELRETFLLEGMFQPGEIEFAYVDLDRTVIGSAVPTTDELKLETEPELRADYFLERRELGVLNIGGPGAVTVDGKTFAMDRLDCLYVGRGSKEVTFASADASASACFYLLSYPAHAEYPTAMVKFADMKGLELGSVETCNKRTIYKAIYKEGIKSCQLVMGFTLLSSGSNWNTMPPHTHMRRSEVYFYFDVDPAHRVLHLMGPPDATSHLVVADKEVVVSPGWSIHAGVGTKNYGFCWGMGGENQAYDDMDGVAIAELK, via the coding sequence ATGAGGCTGTATCAGATGGCAGATGCGGTTCGGTATGGGTTGATGAATACCGAAGAGCTGCGAGAGACGTTTCTTCTGGAGGGGATGTTTCAGCCGGGAGAGATTGAGTTTGCTTATGTGGATCTTGACCGCACGGTGATTGGGTCTGCAGTTCCGACGACCGATGAGTTGAAGCTGGAGACGGAGCCGGAGTTGCGCGCTGATTATTTTTTGGAGCGGCGTGAGCTTGGGGTGCTGAATATCGGGGGCCCGGGCGCGGTGACTGTCGATGGCAAGACCTTCGCGATGGACAGGCTGGATTGTCTTTATGTGGGGCGCGGGAGCAAAGAGGTTACGTTTGCCAGTGCAGACGCTTCGGCTTCGGCTTGCTTTTATCTGTTGAGCTATCCGGCGCATGCGGAGTATCCGACGGCGATGGTGAAGTTCGCGGATATGAAGGGACTTGAGCTGGGCAGCGTGGAGACGTGCAATAAGCGCACGATTTATAAGGCTATTTACAAAGAGGGCATCAAGAGCTGCCAGCTGGTGATGGGTTTTACGCTGCTGTCATCGGGGAGCAATTGGAATACGATGCCTCCGCATACACATATGCGGCGCAGCGAGGTTTATTTCTACTTTGATGTTGACCCCGCGCATAGGGTGCTGCACTTGATGGGGCCTCCGGATGCTACGAGTCATCTAGTGGTGGCGGACAAAGAAGTCGTGGTGTCTCCGGGGTGGTCGATCCATGCTGGAGTTGGAACGAAGAACTATGGATTCTGCTGGGGTATGGGCGGAGAAAATCAGGCGTACGACGACATGGATGGTGTTGCCATCGCGGAGTTGAAATAG
- the eda gene encoding bifunctional 4-hydroxy-2-oxoglutarate aldolase/2-dehydro-3-deoxy-phosphogluconate aldolase — protein MEKVAVLKSLKEIGLVPVLRAESVDKALALAEAIAAGGVTVLEITMTVPGAIQVMRKLAEQRPDILIGAGTVLDAETARMCILEGAKFVVSPALNLQTIEMCHRYSIAVLPGALTPTEIVTAWQAGADVVKVFPASAMGGAKYISTLKAPLPHVEMIPTGGVSLATAAEFLQAGAFALGVGADLVNAKAMAEGKPEVVTESAKKYLAIVKEFQSKGAA, from the coding sequence ATGGAGAAGGTTGCTGTATTGAAGTCGCTGAAGGAGATTGGGCTGGTTCCGGTGCTGCGTGCGGAGTCGGTGGATAAGGCGCTGGCGCTGGCTGAGGCGATTGCCGCCGGTGGCGTGACGGTGCTCGAGATCACGATGACGGTGCCGGGCGCGATTCAGGTGATGCGGAAGCTGGCAGAACAGCGGCCGGATATTCTGATTGGCGCGGGTACGGTGCTGGATGCGGAGACGGCGCGGATGTGCATTCTGGAGGGCGCGAAGTTTGTAGTGAGTCCGGCGCTGAATCTGCAGACGATTGAGATGTGCCATCGGTATTCGATTGCTGTTTTGCCGGGTGCGTTGACTCCTACGGAGATTGTCACGGCGTGGCAGGCGGGCGCGGATGTAGTGAAGGTATTCCCAGCTAGCGCGATGGGAGGTGCGAAGTATATTTCGACTCTGAAAGCTCCGCTGCCACATGTTGAGATGATTCCGACGGGCGGGGTTTCGCTGGCTACTGCAGCGGAGTTCCTGCAGGCTGGTGCGTTTGCACTTGGTGTGGGTGCAGATCTGGTGAATGCGAAGGCCATGGCGGAGGGTAAGCCCGAAGTCGTGACCGAGAGCGCTAAGAAGTATCTGGCGATTGTGAAGGAGTTTCAGTCGAAGGGGGCTGCTTAG
- a CDS encoding glucose 1-dehydrogenase: protein MQNALDLFRLDNKVALVSGSASGLGAAIATALAQAGATVACHGNRRPADDTAAAINAAGGKAHAFQADLSATDGAEHLFNQVLASLSRVDILINNAGTIHRAAAEEVALEDWDRVLQVNLTSPFQLSQLAARNMIPRGHGKIVNIASLLSFQGGIRVPAYSASKGGIAQLTKALANEWAPKGIQVNAIAPGYFATTNTEALQADETRNRQILERIPAARWGQPQDLAGAALFLSSAASDYVTGTILTVDGGWMGR from the coding sequence ATGCAAAACGCACTCGATCTCTTCCGCCTCGACAACAAAGTCGCTCTCGTCTCCGGTTCCGCCAGCGGCCTCGGAGCCGCCATCGCCACAGCACTCGCACAAGCCGGAGCAACCGTAGCCTGCCACGGCAACCGCCGCCCCGCCGATGATACCGCCGCCGCCATCAATGCCGCTGGCGGCAAAGCTCACGCCTTCCAAGCCGACCTCTCCGCCACCGACGGAGCCGAGCACCTCTTCAATCAAGTCCTCGCCTCTCTCAGCCGCGTCGACATCCTCATCAACAACGCCGGCACCATCCACCGCGCCGCCGCCGAAGAGGTCGCCCTCGAAGACTGGGACCGCGTCCTTCAGGTAAACCTCACCAGCCCCTTCCAACTCTCCCAACTCGCCGCCCGCAACATGATCCCCCGTGGCCACGGCAAGATCGTCAACATCGCCTCGCTCCTCAGCTTTCAGGGAGGAATCCGCGTCCCCGCCTACTCGGCCAGCAAAGGCGGCATCGCCCAACTCACCAAGGCCCTCGCCAACGAGTGGGCGCCCAAAGGCATCCAGGTCAACGCCATAGCCCCCGGCTACTTCGCCACCACCAACACCGAAGCCCTCCAGGCCGACGAGACCCGCAACCGCCAGATCCTCGAACGCATCCCCGCCGCCCGCTGGGGCCAGCCGCAAGACCTCGCCGGAGCAGCACTCTTCCTAAGCTCCGCCGCCAGCGACTACGTCACAGGAACCATTCTCACCGTAGACGGCGGCTGGATGGGCCGCTAG